A genomic window from Algoriphagus sp. Y33 includes:
- a CDS encoding OstA-like protein, protein MTSSLLRVFFFLQAFWGFSIYSYAQQPSTLEIIQADKLIGAKGFDRLLGAAQMRHQKTLIYCDSAHFFREENKARLFGNVRIVDEVDPVRTTSRYAEYDGNTQMAKLRNNVVFTNDKTTLNTEYLDYDRAGNIAYYYNDGKVVDSVNVLTSERGKYEVNIERITFQNNVVLVNPDYTMKTNDLVYMTIPKTAETKGLTNLISKDGNTLDAQKGSFYDTQGKKFRFYDGVVESETSRIKAKELYYSELEAYYEGIENVSVLNKERQVEVFGDIGEYWEERKYSQVYGNALVRRYFEKDTLYMASDSLISQDGEADSMKYLLAFRAVKLVKTDLSSVADSLVYNYSDSSIQLFKDPVMWNQKSQITADSMVFYIANEELDRVFMKDKVFVITQDTIKNFNQMKGRTMVGYFEEGQMDRIDIEGNGESLYFALQADTISQGINKTLSANIKLRFKEGAIQRVTYGIKPDGKFTPFQLISEDNSRLEGFTWRFEEKPTMADIDAWRKPEEVDLKAENLFNDPEVKLILPTDEEILKSLEKRGWKPVKKDL, encoded by the coding sequence ATGACTTCATCTCTCTTACGTGTTTTCTTTTTCCTTCAGGCTTTTTGGGGTTTTTCAATTTATTCCTATGCTCAACAACCTTCCACGTTGGAGATTATCCAAGCTGATAAACTGATCGGTGCTAAGGGCTTTGATAGGCTATTGGGGGCAGCGCAGATGAGACATCAGAAAACATTGATTTATTGTGATTCTGCACATTTTTTTAGAGAGGAAAATAAAGCCAGACTCTTCGGGAATGTAAGAATAGTGGATGAGGTAGATCCTGTCAGGACTACTAGTAGATATGCAGAATATGATGGGAATACGCAGATGGCAAAGCTTCGAAATAATGTAGTGTTCACCAATGATAAAACTACGCTGAATACTGAATACTTGGATTATGATCGTGCGGGTAATATTGCTTATTACTATAATGACGGAAAAGTAGTGGACTCTGTAAACGTTCTGACGAGCGAGCGCGGCAAGTATGAGGTGAATATAGAACGGATCACTTTTCAGAATAACGTGGTGCTGGTCAATCCTGACTATACCATGAAAACCAACGATTTGGTTTATATGACAATACCCAAAACCGCGGAAACAAAAGGGTTGACGAATTTGATCTCAAAGGATGGCAATACGCTTGATGCCCAAAAAGGGAGTTTTTATGATACTCAGGGAAAAAAATTCAGGTTTTATGATGGGGTGGTAGAGTCAGAAACGAGCAGGATTAAAGCAAAAGAGCTATACTATAGTGAGCTGGAGGCATATTATGAAGGGATTGAAAATGTAAGTGTGCTCAATAAAGAGCGGCAAGTGGAGGTATTTGGTGATATAGGCGAGTATTGGGAAGAGCGGAAGTACAGTCAGGTTTATGGCAATGCTTTGGTTAGAAGGTATTTTGAAAAAGACACCTTGTATATGGCCTCAGATTCCTTGATTTCTCAAGACGGTGAGGCGGATTCAATGAAATATTTGCTTGCTTTCAGAGCTGTAAAATTAGTAAAGACCGATTTGTCCAGCGTCGCAGATTCATTGGTTTACAATTATTCTGATTCATCTATCCAGCTGTTCAAAGACCCGGTTATGTGGAACCAAAAAAGCCAGATTACAGCGGATAGCATGGTTTTTTACATAGCCAATGAGGAACTGGATCGTGTGTTTATGAAAGACAAAGTATTCGTGATCACGCAGGATACAATAAAGAACTTCAATCAAATGAAGGGCAGAACGATGGTCGGCTATTTTGAAGAGGGGCAAATGGACAGAATCGACATAGAGGGAAATGGTGAATCACTGTACTTCGCACTGCAGGCAGACACAATTTCTCAGGGGATCAATAAAACGCTGAGTGCCAATATCAAACTCAGATTTAAAGAAGGGGCGATTCAGCGGGTAACTTACGGGATCAAACCCGACGGGAAGTTTACCCCGTTTCAGCTCATCAGTGAAGATAATTCTAGACTGGAGGGTTTCACCTGGAGGTTTGAAGAGAAGCCGACCATGGCGGATATTGATGCTTGGAGAAAACCTGAAGAAGTAGATCTGAAAGCAGAAAATTTATTTAATGATCCTGAGGTAAAATTGATTTTGCCCACTGATGAAGAGATTCTGAAATCACTGGAAAAACGTGGATGGAAGCCCGTGAAAAAGGATCTATAA
- the tilS gene encoding tRNA lysidine(34) synthetase TilS, whose amino-acid sequence MVEAFIRHIRNKSILDPSKTYLLASSGGMDSMCLGNLLTKAGIPFEIAHVNFQLRAEESDGDESFLRKWALSQGKIIHVHYADTYKYATERNISTQMAAREIRYDWFEKLRAERKLDGIVLAHHEDDQIETIFLNLLRGTGIEGIYGMAERRGWLIRPLLPFGRKEIHNYITENQIEWREDSSNDKTDYKRNKIRHISLPALYDVADDAKTNLLNSFARLKDTGKAFTSLFENWKNEKIEESDGMQILSSTDILRTAGAASLLYFWLRPYGFNSDQAQDILEACHVGDSGKLFESPTHLLNFDRGQLILASTPGEFDSISVSEDAIGFQLPEGNYEILKLEGKESLDKTRQNAMLDLERLSFPLEIRTWQEGDRFIPLGMKNPKKISDFLIDLKVPVVKKHAVKVLLSEDQIAWVIGYRIADWAKSTAATRKLLYLKKR is encoded by the coding sequence ATGGTTGAAGCTTTTATCCGGCATATCCGGAACAAATCAATTTTGGATCCCTCCAAAACCTATCTATTGGCAAGCAGCGGTGGAATGGACAGTATGTGTTTAGGCAATCTTCTTACCAAAGCAGGAATCCCATTTGAAATAGCCCACGTCAATTTCCAACTACGTGCAGAGGAAAGTGATGGGGATGAAAGCTTTCTAAGAAAATGGGCACTTTCTCAAGGCAAAATCATTCATGTGCATTACGCAGACACGTATAAATACGCTACCGAGAGAAACATTTCGACCCAAATGGCAGCCCGGGAGATTCGGTACGATTGGTTTGAGAAATTACGGGCAGAACGAAAACTGGACGGAATAGTTCTGGCTCATCATGAAGACGATCAGATTGAGACTATTTTCCTGAATCTTCTACGAGGCACAGGTATCGAAGGAATCTACGGGATGGCAGAGCGCAGAGGCTGGCTGATCCGTCCCTTGCTACCTTTTGGAAGAAAAGAAATCCATAACTATATCACTGAAAATCAAATCGAATGGAGAGAAGACAGTTCTAATGATAAAACCGATTACAAGCGCAATAAAATCCGCCATATCAGTTTGCCTGCACTCTATGATGTGGCTGATGATGCAAAAACAAACCTACTGAATAGTTTTGCCAGACTGAAGGACACAGGAAAAGCCTTCACCTCCCTTTTTGAAAACTGGAAGAATGAAAAAATAGAAGAATCTGACGGGATGCAGATCCTTTCTTCAACTGATATTCTGAGAACCGCCGGTGCGGCTTCTCTTCTGTACTTCTGGCTTCGTCCGTATGGTTTCAATTCCGACCAGGCACAGGATATTCTAGAAGCCTGTCATGTCGGAGATTCCGGAAAACTCTTTGAGAGCCCTACCCATTTGCTCAATTTTGATAGGGGGCAGTTGATTTTGGCATCTACACCGGGCGAATTTGATTCTATCTCAGTATCCGAAGATGCCATTGGGTTTCAATTGCCTGAAGGCAATTATGAAATCCTCAAACTGGAAGGCAAGGAAAGTCTTGACAAAACCAGGCAAAATGCCATGCTTGATCTGGAACGGCTCAGCTTTCCCTTAGAAATCAGAACTTGGCAAGAGGGTGACCGGTTTATTCCCCTTGGAATGAAAAACCCCAAAAAGATCTCTGACTTCCTGATAGATTTGAAGGTTCCTGTAGTGAAAAAACATGCGGTAAAAGTGTTACTTTCAGAAGACCAAATAGCTTGGGTGATCGGCTACAGAATAGCTGACTGGGCTAAATCGACAGCAGCCACCAGAAAGCTACTTTATCTAAAAAAACGATAG
- the mdh gene encoding malate dehydrogenase, with translation MSKVTVVGAGNVGATCADVLAYREIAEEIVLVDIKEGVAEGKALDIFQKAPINQYDSRTTGSTNDYSKTANSDVVVITSGLPRKPGMTRDDLIETNAGIVKSVTENVIKHSPNAIIIVVSNPLDVMTYQAHITAGISRNKVIGMAGILDTARYRAFLAEELNVSPKEIQAILMGGHGDTMVPLPRYTTVAGIPVTELVAKDKLDAIIERTKFGGGELVKLMGTSAWYAPGSAAAQMVEAILKNQRRVFPVCIKLEGEYGIDDCYLGVPVILGKNGVEKVLELDLNAEEKALLETSRGHVKEVMEVLNKLGK, from the coding sequence ATGAGCAAAGTAACCGTAGTAGGAGCTGGTAACGTAGGCGCAACCTGTGCTGATGTATTGGCTTATCGCGAAATCGCCGAGGAAATTGTATTAGTTGACATCAAAGAAGGTGTAGCAGAAGGCAAAGCACTTGACATTTTCCAGAAAGCTCCCATCAATCAGTACGACAGCCGCACAACAGGAAGCACGAATGATTACAGCAAGACCGCTAATTCTGATGTAGTGGTCATCACTTCCGGCCTTCCCCGCAAACCGGGAATGACTCGTGACGACTTGATCGAAACCAATGCAGGTATAGTGAAGTCCGTGACTGAAAATGTGATTAAGCACTCTCCCAATGCAATTATCATTGTGGTTTCCAATCCACTTGACGTAATGACTTACCAGGCACACATCACTGCAGGTATCTCCAGGAACAAAGTAATCGGTATGGCAGGTATCTTGGACACGGCGCGTTACAGGGCTTTCCTTGCTGAAGAACTGAATGTATCCCCAAAAGAAATCCAGGCAATCCTCATGGGTGGCCATGGCGACACCATGGTACCCCTTCCACGCTACACTACAGTAGCAGGTATTCCGGTGACTGAATTGGTAGCGAAAGACAAACTGGATGCAATCATTGAGAGAACTAAGTTCGGCGGCGGCGAGCTAGTGAAGCTAATGGGTACTTCTGCCTGGTATGCTCCGGGATCAGCAGCAGCTCAAATGGTAGAAGCAATCTTGAAAAATCAAAGAAGAGTATTCCCTGTCTGCATCAAGCTTGAAGGCGAATACGGAATCGACGATTGCTACCTTGGCGTGCCGGTAATTCTAGGCAAAAACGGAGTTGAAAAAGTTTTGGAACTCGACCTAAATGCCGAAGAAAAAGCGCTTCTTGAGACTTCTAGAGGCCATGTGAAAGAAGTAATGGAAGTTTTGAACAAGCTGGGCAAATAA
- a CDS encoding Crp/Fnr family transcriptional regulator: MRNPFSKTYTEAEEQMFRFLGQIKFFESLKNKEMARFIPAMHHRKYVKDEVVFFSKDPSQAFYLVKSGAISLTIDIKDSFETIIEIKKGEAFGENSLLENAKRTYTALIESEEAELIVIPHFAIQEIFDSNPKIKAKMMTSLTEYYNQNNQRLFRSYRESFGFFSLRQMFE, from the coding sequence ATGCGCAATCCATTTTCTAAAACATACACAGAGGCAGAGGAACAAATGTTCCGTTTTCTTGGACAGATTAAATTTTTTGAAAGCTTGAAAAACAAGGAAATGGCACGATTCATCCCTGCCATGCATCACCGAAAGTATGTCAAAGATGAAGTGGTATTTTTCAGTAAAGATCCCAGTCAGGCTTTTTATTTGGTCAAAAGTGGAGCTATTAGCCTCACCATCGATATTAAAGACAGTTTCGAGACTATTATTGAAATCAAAAAAGGAGAAGCTTTTGGGGAAAACTCCCTACTCGAAAATGCAAAGAGAACGTACACTGCGCTAATAGAATCTGAGGAAGCTGAATTGATTGTAATCCCTCACTTTGCAATACAGGAGATTTTTGACAGCAACCCGAAAATCAAAGCAAAAATGATGACTTCGCTTACCGAGTATTACAATCAAAACAATCAGCGGCTTTTCCGCTCCTACCGAGAATCATTCGGCTTCTTCAGCCTCCGTCAAATGTTTGAATAA